One segment of Solanum stenotomum isolate F172 chromosome 1, ASM1918654v1, whole genome shotgun sequence DNA contains the following:
- the LOC125853555 gene encoding probable peroxygenase 5, with protein MASSSGIGNNDELTPLQKHVMFFDINKDGIIYPWETYQGFRKLGRNVFRSLLAAVLIHIVTSGKTRPGKWPSPLLPIVIKNIKFGKHGSDSDAYDSEGRFVPEKFEEIFKKYAHKNSESLTSEEVNELLKKNREPKDYFGWLNAMTDWRLLFDVGKNKDGILTKEAVRDVYDGTLFEQKAREVAAEKSKVN; from the exons ATGGCTTCTTCAAGTG GAATTGGAAATAATGATGAATTGACTCCTTTACAAAAGCATGTAATGTTTTTTGATATTAACAAAGATGGAATTATATATCCTTGGGAAACATATCAAG GTTTTAGAAAATTGGGACGTAATGTTTTTCGTTCACTTTTAGCTGCTGTTCTCATCCATATTGTTACAAGTGGCAAGACTCGACCA GGTAAATGGCCATCTCCACTATTGCCAATtgtgattaaaaatataaaatttggcAAACATGGCAGTGATTCTGATGCCTATGATTCTGAAGGAAG GTTTGTGCCAGAGAAATTTGAGgagattttcaagaaatatgCACATAAAAATTCCGAGTCTTTAACATCAGAAGAAGTGAATGAATTGCTCAAGAAAAATAGAGAACCTAAGGACTACTTTGGATG GCTTAATGCTATGACAGATTGGAGGCTCCTATTTGATGTGGGAAAAAACAAGGATGGTATATTGACTAAAGAAGCAGTAAGAGATGTTTATGATGGAACCCTTTTTGAACAAAAGGCAAGAGAAGTTGCTGCAGAGAAGTCAAAAGTGAAttaa